From Cuculus canorus isolate bCucCan1 chromosome 7, bCucCan1.pri, whole genome shotgun sequence, one genomic window encodes:
- the TCTN3 gene encoding tectonic-3 isoform X1, whose protein sequence is MGRVVGLLLLLLLVCSRRSVSQVCVEKTLVFRSNTPYPTSTITEPGGRELFCVQPDDPKLNYFQQPQDIKESDFMKFLEKYGRHSFSAPSQAPSSGSAFYRAGDPILIYFDSSSVLSTLRQPGKMGTSGLCVDGNPAGFLDSKSTSCTRIFTNLSKSCISDPALDAASYYRDFTVLKVPINDTIVPSMKVKITAVAPPGAPHMKDNICHNVVSEVIYEIEFSGTHGIRNVSVQFRVNNVSGNSGSSLQQHFTLRFWTRTLSHTLPRSGNPGYITGAPLLVANSGVVQHMSTLRSEGDGSCSQFLRHTVQFGRNMRTGCKFSLSPIPEESNCSYIQQKLYNALHGMNRAEDLAITGSAQSNQAEDWTSILIQNCSAQAVNSTSYCMVPVTLEIQILWARVGLLSMPEAQILSARYFYRCHPLKFLRTSAIPLTTVVTFTDVTEWPEPPRGQPQVHQKFPFDIFFPFKLAMTIERTYRSDLVVSLLLILIISGILCY, encoded by the exons ATGGGGCGGGttgtggggctgctgctgctcctgctgctcgTCTGCAGCCGCAG GTCTGTGAGCCAGGTGTGTGTAGAAAAAACACTCGTGTTCCGAAGTAACACCCCGTACCCTACCAGTACCATCACTGAGCCCGGTGGACGTGAACTGTTCTGTGTGCAGCCGGATGACC CAAAGCTGAATTATTTCCAACAGCCACAGGATATAAAAGAATCTGATTTTATGAAGTTCTTAGAGAAATATGGCAGGCACTCTTTCTCAGCACCATCACAAGCCCCATCATCAGGATCTGCCTTTTACCGG GCTGGCGATCCAATCCTAATCTACTTTGATTCATCATCTGTGCTGAGCACGCTTAGACAGCCAGGAAAAATGGGAACCAGTGGACTTTGTGTTGATGGAAATCCTGCTG GCTTCCTGGACAGTAAAAGCACAAGCTGTACTCGGATTTTTACCAACTTGAGCAAGAGCTGCATTTCTGACCCTGCCCTGGATGCTGCCTCCTACTACCGTGACTTCACTGTGCTAAAG gTCCCGATTAATGACACCATTGTGCCGTCCATGAAG GTAAAGATCACTGCAGTCGCACCACCAGGAGCTCCCCACATGAAAGACAACATATGTCATAACGTCGTTTCTGAG GTGATCTACGAGATTGAATTCAGTGGCACACATGGGATTCGGAATGTTTCTGTCCAGTTCAGAGTGAACAACGTCTCTGGGAATTCAGGatcctccctgcagcagcacttcACTTTGCGCTTCTGG ACCAGGACTCTTTCTCATACATTGCCCAGAAGTGGAAACCCTGGCTATATCACCGGAGCACCACTGTTGGTTGCGAACAGTGGTGTTGTGCAACAT ATGAGCACTTTACGAAGCGAAGGTGATGGAAGTTGCTCACAATTTCTCAGACACACAGTACAATTTGGAAGAAATATGAGGACTGGCTGCAAGTTCAG tcTATCCCCAATACCAGAAGAAAGTAACTGTAGTTACATCCAGCAGAAGTTATACAATGCTCTTCACGGGATGAACAGAGCAGAGGACCTTGCTATTACTGGCAGTGCTCAGTCAAACCAGGCAGAAGACTGGACAAGCATTCTGATTCAGAACTGCAGTGCGCAG gctgTGAATTCCACTTCCTATTGCATGGTTCCTGTGACCCTGGAGATACAGATATTGTGGGCTAGGGTGGGCCTCCTGTCCATGCCAGAAGCTCAAATACTGAGTGCGCGATACTTTTATCGGTGTCACCCCCTGAAG TTCCTACGCACAAGCGCGATACCCTTGACAACTGTTGTTACCTTCACTGACGTGACAGAATGGCCAGAACCTCCACGAGGCCAGCCCCAAGTGCACCAGAAGTTCCCATTTGACATCTTTTTCCCATTCAAGTTGGCAATGACTATAGAAAGAACTTACAGAAGTGATCTGGTTGTCTCTTTGTTGTTGATTCTAATAATTTCTGGTATTCTCTGCTATTGA
- the TCTN3 gene encoding tectonic-3 isoform X2 gives MKFLEKYGRHSFSAPSQAPSSGSAFYRAGDPILIYFDSSSVLSTLRQPGKMGTSGLCVDGNPAGFLDSKSTSCTRIFTNLSKSCISDPALDAASYYRDFTVLKVPINDTIVPSMKVKITAVAPPGAPHMKDNICHNVVSEVIYEIEFSGTHGIRNVSVQFRVNNVSGNSGSSLQQHFTLRFWTRTLSHTLPRSGNPGYITGAPLLVANSGVVQHMSTLRSEGDGSCSQFLRHTVQFGRNMRTGCKFSLSPIPEESNCSYIQQKLYNALHGMNRAEDLAITGSAQSNQAEDWTSILIQNCSAQAVNSTSYCMVPVTLEIQILWARVGLLSMPEAQILSARYFYRCHPLKFLRTSAIPLTTVVTFTDVTEWPEPPRGQPQVHQKFPFDIFFPFKLAMTIERTYRSDLVVSLLLILIISGILCY, from the exons ATGAAGTTCTTAGAGAAATATGGCAGGCACTCTTTCTCAGCACCATCACAAGCCCCATCATCAGGATCTGCCTTTTACCGG GCTGGCGATCCAATCCTAATCTACTTTGATTCATCATCTGTGCTGAGCACGCTTAGACAGCCAGGAAAAATGGGAACCAGTGGACTTTGTGTTGATGGAAATCCTGCTG GCTTCCTGGACAGTAAAAGCACAAGCTGTACTCGGATTTTTACCAACTTGAGCAAGAGCTGCATTTCTGACCCTGCCCTGGATGCTGCCTCCTACTACCGTGACTTCACTGTGCTAAAG gTCCCGATTAATGACACCATTGTGCCGTCCATGAAG GTAAAGATCACTGCAGTCGCACCACCAGGAGCTCCCCACATGAAAGACAACATATGTCATAACGTCGTTTCTGAG GTGATCTACGAGATTGAATTCAGTGGCACACATGGGATTCGGAATGTTTCTGTCCAGTTCAGAGTGAACAACGTCTCTGGGAATTCAGGatcctccctgcagcagcacttcACTTTGCGCTTCTGG ACCAGGACTCTTTCTCATACATTGCCCAGAAGTGGAAACCCTGGCTATATCACCGGAGCACCACTGTTGGTTGCGAACAGTGGTGTTGTGCAACAT ATGAGCACTTTACGAAGCGAAGGTGATGGAAGTTGCTCACAATTTCTCAGACACACAGTACAATTTGGAAGAAATATGAGGACTGGCTGCAAGTTCAG tcTATCCCCAATACCAGAAGAAAGTAACTGTAGTTACATCCAGCAGAAGTTATACAATGCTCTTCACGGGATGAACAGAGCAGAGGACCTTGCTATTACTGGCAGTGCTCAGTCAAACCAGGCAGAAGACTGGACAAGCATTCTGATTCAGAACTGCAGTGCGCAG gctgTGAATTCCACTTCCTATTGCATGGTTCCTGTGACCCTGGAGATACAGATATTGTGGGCTAGGGTGGGCCTCCTGTCCATGCCAGAAGCTCAAATACTGAGTGCGCGATACTTTTATCGGTGTCACCCCCTGAAG TTCCTACGCACAAGCGCGATACCCTTGACAACTGTTGTTACCTTCACTGACGTGACAGAATGGCCAGAACCTCCACGAGGCCAGCCCCAAGTGCACCAGAAGTTCCCATTTGACATCTTTTTCCCATTCAAGTTGGCAATGACTATAGAAAGAACTTACAGAAGTGATCTGGTTGTCTCTTTGTTGTTGATTCTAATAATTTCTGGTATTCTCTGCTATTGA